One Aquisediminimonas profunda genomic region harbors:
- a CDS encoding spore coat protein U domain-containing protein: protein MPVNLSQTRHFTRLLISVLLAVTLLVGGIVLPAPARAAPTDNWQCTPELEALLPVALSANTPAGQRTDKRTISLNCTFDVTNRGNALVTLCLSAPLGNNPDGVTRQARSVVGNTRVHYALTAEPGNVPNVQPQVLDALTPALKPLYSVMIQTNGPGQQTFRHQFKLVTEFEALTRRGLDAGDYGDLLSGFVVSIHQGGNCGPVLWGPPNNAIGELANLPIAARLAPQCDFLINRKLDFGTTSVSVAGQNADGLITLSCLTNLPNVTISMGTGNNPATSGGPVTRQMRRSDGAATIPYLILKPDGTEWSQSGSIIPGTPLDVPGIEGMSVPISGLIPQGTPLPPTGNYSDAVIIMLSF from the coding sequence ATGCCAGTAAACCTCTCCCAGACTCGACACTTCACTCGTCTGCTTATTTCGGTCTTGCTTGCCGTAACGCTTCTTGTCGGGGGAATTGTCCTGCCTGCCCCGGCGCGGGCAGCGCCCACGGACAATTGGCAATGCACTCCCGAACTGGAAGCGCTTCTGCCCGTGGCGCTATCGGCAAATACCCCCGCGGGTCAGCGAACCGACAAGCGGACGATTTCGCTCAACTGCACATTCGATGTCACAAATCGCGGCAATGCGCTGGTCACCCTTTGCCTCTCCGCTCCCTTGGGTAACAACCCGGATGGCGTTACCCGGCAAGCCCGCAGCGTGGTCGGCAATACACGCGTTCACTATGCCCTGACTGCAGAGCCTGGCAATGTTCCAAACGTCCAGCCGCAGGTCCTTGACGCGCTCACCCCGGCGCTCAAACCACTCTACAGTGTCATGATCCAGACCAATGGGCCAGGCCAGCAGACGTTCCGACATCAGTTCAAGCTGGTGACGGAGTTTGAGGCATTGACCAGAAGAGGCCTGGATGCAGGCGACTATGGCGATTTGTTGAGCGGCTTTGTGGTGTCGATTCATCAGGGCGGAAATTGCGGACCAGTCCTGTGGGGTCCGCCAAACAACGCGATAGGCGAACTTGCCAACCTGCCAATTGCAGCAAGACTGGCGCCACAATGTGATTTCCTGATCAATCGGAAGCTCGACTTTGGCACCACTTCGGTCTCGGTTGCCGGTCAGAACGCTGATGGCTTGATTACGTTGTCCTGCCTCACCAACCTGCCGAATGTCACGATCTCAATGGGCACAGGTAACAATCCAGCGACGAGTGGTGGCCCGGTCACGCGCCAGATGCGCAGAAGCGATGGCGCCGCCACGATTCCCTATCTGATATTGAAACCCGATGGTACGGAATGGAGTCAGTCCGGCTCGATCATCCCCGGCACCCCTCTGGATGTGCCTGGCATCGAAGGCATGTCCGTTCCGATTTCAGGTCTCATCCCGCAAGGCACGCCCCTGCCGCCCACTGGAAACTATAGCGACGCTGTGATCATCATGCTGAGTTTCTAG
- a CDS encoding fimbria/pilus outer membrane usher protein, translating into MVRRLRLLSTALGTMAGSALPGGAAVAATPRLPIDPAAFSDDSLAYPPPRLDYDPDVLGMACAPGASGCLDVVASNNLVAASDVPETPGTGTQVLALSPSVNDEAQSEIFAVQRSETGAFSITAADLRSARIKVPSNIPDADYVALSSLPGVTARYDEASQGLALDVPDPLRVPLELAVTKPRDKVDLSKLSTQPNVQLNYRLLASSALSGVGRDTLDGDAVLVVSNRFAQLVNSATFGTGVGFVRGETVARLEDPYKVRTYALGDVITGAVGFSDAVRLGGFQVQSNFQQRPDIFRGPLPQFAASAALPSAVDLYVDSLKVFSTNVPRGPFVLQSLPQLSGRTLSVVTTDLSGRQTRISKPYYYAPGLLRHGVSEYSFELGFPRLGGSSTLGNYLDFLATSAAVRYGLTDRFTIEGHAEAGGGLINGGGGFAAALGYFGSLNGSLSASRFKGKDGARATLDYQVGLGGISGFASIVREFGTYTTLGDVTTIRGLSVSPAGFQLRRAKESIDRAGIFFQLPFDPTTIDLAYNRLNLGFGKTRTASAGFTRRINDRLSLNGTMLVDLERNNAISARINLNIRLGSFATATVGGDHVPGRNTYAVTVNGFNAGRQNQLGYSLSQRGDDEGNATRSGRLDYRLPQVLLSTSIDQSRGNVRGQLAAEGAILFADKRLFPANRIGESFALIKNAGPGAEILQNGRRIARSDKNGNALLPELEAFDETRISLDPTRLPTDFEARNGTEFNIVTSRRNGALIDFGVRKVFAGIVVIVDKDGKPFPPGTQVLRDGFDPEVMGYDGEVFLRDLKPINEITIDRGEAGLCKGSFAYAEKDAEQPRIGPVTCQ; encoded by the coding sequence ATGGTGCGTCGGCTCAGGCTCCTGTCGACAGCTTTGGGCACAATGGCAGGTTCCGCCTTGCCGGGTGGCGCAGCTGTTGCTGCAACACCGCGCCTGCCGATCGATCCCGCCGCATTCAGCGATGACAGCCTGGCCTATCCACCGCCCCGTCTGGATTATGATCCGGATGTTCTGGGCATGGCCTGCGCGCCCGGTGCGTCCGGCTGCCTTGATGTTGTTGCGTCGAACAACCTTGTCGCGGCCAGCGACGTACCGGAGACACCCGGAACCGGGACACAGGTTCTGGCCCTCTCTCCAAGCGTGAATGACGAAGCGCAAAGCGAAATCTTTGCCGTGCAGCGGAGTGAAACCGGGGCATTCAGCATCACGGCCGCCGATTTGAGGTCTGCCCGCATCAAGGTGCCGTCGAACATACCGGATGCAGACTATGTCGCATTGTCGAGCCTGCCGGGTGTTACCGCAAGATATGACGAAGCCAGCCAGGGCCTTGCACTCGACGTGCCGGATCCGTTGCGCGTGCCGCTGGAACTTGCCGTCACAAAGCCGCGAGACAAGGTCGACCTCTCGAAACTGAGCACGCAGCCAAACGTTCAGCTCAACTACAGGCTGCTTGCGAGTAGCGCACTCTCCGGCGTTGGCAGGGACACGCTCGACGGGGATGCGGTCCTGGTCGTGTCCAACCGCTTTGCGCAACTGGTCAACAGCGCGACATTCGGAACGGGGGTCGGCTTTGTCCGTGGAGAGACTGTTGCGCGTCTCGAAGACCCTTACAAGGTGCGCACCTATGCCTTGGGGGACGTGATCACAGGCGCGGTGGGCTTTTCGGACGCGGTGCGGCTTGGCGGGTTTCAGGTCCAGAGCAATTTCCAGCAACGACCGGACATTTTCCGCGGTCCGCTTCCCCAGTTCGCGGCGAGCGCTGCCCTGCCCTCCGCAGTCGATCTCTATGTGGACAGCCTGAAGGTGTTTTCCACCAATGTCCCGCGTGGACCATTCGTCCTGCAGTCCCTGCCCCAACTGAGTGGCCGGACGTTGAGTGTGGTCACGACAGACCTTTCAGGCCGTCAAACGCGCATTTCAAAGCCCTATTATTATGCGCCAGGCCTGCTGCGACATGGGGTTTCCGAATACTCGTTCGAGCTCGGCTTTCCGCGGCTCGGTGGCTCCAGCACATTGGGGAATTATCTCGACTTCCTGGCAACATCCGCGGCGGTGCGATACGGGCTGACCGACCGGTTCACGATTGAGGGACATGCCGAGGCCGGTGGCGGACTGATCAACGGCGGAGGCGGCTTTGCTGCGGCGCTCGGCTATTTCGGTTCACTCAACGGATCGCTCAGCGCGAGCCGCTTCAAGGGGAAGGATGGCGCACGGGCGACGCTTGACTATCAGGTCGGCCTGGGCGGGATCAGTGGCTTTGCCTCGATCGTGCGGGAATTCGGGACGTACACCACGCTGGGCGATGTTACCACGATCCGGGGCTTGAGTGTGTCTCCCGCCGGTTTTCAATTGCGGCGGGCCAAGGAAAGCATCGATCGTGCGGGTATCTTTTTCCAGCTTCCGTTCGATCCGACGACGATCGACCTTGCCTACAACCGGTTGAACCTTGGCTTTGGAAAGACCCGCACGGCCAGTGCCGGCTTCACGCGCAGGATCAATGATCGCCTGTCACTCAACGGCACCATGCTTGTCGACCTCGAACGGAACAATGCGATCTCGGCACGGATCAATCTCAACATCCGGCTCGGATCCTTTGCAACGGCAACCGTCGGGGGCGATCATGTTCCGGGGCGCAACACTTACGCTGTGACAGTCAATGGGTTCAATGCGGGGCGACAGAATCAGCTTGGCTATTCGCTCTCGCAACGCGGAGACGATGAGGGCAATGCGACGCGTTCGGGCCGCCTCGACTATCGCCTTCCCCAGGTCCTGCTTTCAACGTCCATCGACCAGAGCCGCGGAAATGTTCGCGGGCAGCTTGCGGCAGAAGGCGCAATCCTGTTTGCCGACAAGCGCCTTTTCCCGGCCAACCGTATCGGGGAGAGTTTTGCCCTCATCAAGAATGCGGGACCGGGAGCCGAAATCCTCCAGAACGGCCGGCGCATTGCGCGGTCTGACAAGAACGGCAACGCATTGCTGCCTGAACTCGAAGCCTTTGATGAAACACGCATCAGCCTGGACCCGACACGGCTGCCGACCGATTTCGAAGCGCGCAATGGAACAGAATTCAATATCGTGACGTCGCGGCGCAACGGCGCCCTGATCGACTTTGGGGTTCGAAAGGTCTTTGCAGGGATTGTCGTGATCGTCGACAAGGACGGCAAGCCGTTTCCGCCTGGCACACAGGTTCTGCGGGATGGCTTCGATCCTGAAGTCATGGGCTATGATGGCGAAGTCTTTCTGCGCGATCTCAAGCCAATCAACGAAATCACGATCGACCGCGGCGAAGCCGGCCTTTGCAAGGGCAGTTTCGCCTATGCGGAAAAGGATGCCGAACAGCCAAGAATAGGGCCAGTGACATGCCAGTAA
- a CDS encoding fimbrial biogenesis chaperone: MTFKPNSAVRCFAKATLFAAVTSTAFAPSFAASLTFSPVGVDVQGPAKAGNMSLINNSDVPTRVQIRIFKWTQVDGKDVLEPTRDVVASPPVALIPPGAKYTLRVARVAPAPVAGEESYRLLIDELPPPIDPRTGSSGVQLLLRASIPAFFSDAAAKPSVEWRVWNEGGKLHVRASNKGNLHLKLTDFTVDGPSGSTKISATGSGAYVLTGSTLTYESEPGAPTYPVGTQVTVSAAKGTPFAVRQQVAISTP; encoded by the coding sequence ATGACTTTTAAACCAAATTCGGCTGTCCGTTGCTTTGCCAAGGCAACGCTCTTTGCCGCCGTAACCTCCACGGCATTTGCGCCATCCTTTGCCGCCTCGCTCACCTTCAGCCCTGTCGGTGTCGATGTGCAGGGGCCGGCCAAGGCTGGGAATATGAGCCTGATCAACAACAGCGATGTGCCAACCCGCGTCCAGATCCGTATCTTCAAATGGACGCAGGTGGACGGGAAGGACGTGCTTGAACCCACGCGCGACGTTGTCGCCAGCCCGCCCGTCGCCCTGATCCCGCCGGGCGCCAAATACACGCTGCGCGTCGCGCGGGTTGCCCCCGCGCCCGTCGCTGGGGAAGAGAGTTATCGCCTGCTGATCGACGAGCTTCCGCCGCCAATCGATCCGCGTACCGGATCAAGCGGCGTTCAGTTGCTGCTTCGCGCCTCCATCCCGGCCTTTTTCAGCGATGCGGCAGCGAAGCCCAGTGTGGAATGGCGCGTCTGGAACGAAGGCGGCAAGCTCCACGTCCGCGCCAGCAACAAGGGCAATCTTCACCTCAAGCTAACGGACTTCACAGTCGACGGGCCATCGGGTTCGACCAAGATCTCTGCAACCGGATCGGGGGCCTATGTCCTGACCGGATCGACCCTGACCTATGAATCGGAACCGGGCGCGCCGACATATCCAGTCGGCACGCAGGTGACCGTCAGTGCGGCCAAGGGCACGCCATTTGCCGTGCGCCAGCAAGTTGCGATTTCGACCCCCTGA
- a CDS encoding spore coat protein U domain-containing protein has protein sequence MIASRIQFRLPSDLAKPGQLALGANRLAIRALASAVACVLPFVPLPASAQAVLSGGLTVQMQVGSRTTSTGPQTNGGAQTLGANTTDCTASTVPMNFGRITLTSAGGFPRGPGGQVLNIDADGKVLITCRPAGNPNGPGTSSVGIQLSSSHPLGPQYLMTLNNSASTQGITYNVYKNPSRTSGVQFLPSDTVTATVQADSTQDITSVDLYGRVGVPLFSNGIPAGTYRDFLTVNLFF, from the coding sequence ATGATTGCATCAAGAATCCAATTCCGGCTGCCGTCAGATCTGGCGAAGCCCGGGCAATTGGCTCTTGGAGCAAACCGCTTGGCCATCCGTGCTTTGGCCTCGGCAGTCGCCTGTGTTCTGCCGTTCGTTCCGCTCCCGGCCAGTGCCCAGGCTGTCCTTTCCGGCGGACTCACTGTCCAAATGCAGGTGGGCAGCCGAACGACCAGCACCGGCCCCCAGACGAATGGCGGCGCGCAAACGCTCGGCGCCAATACGACCGACTGCACCGCCAGCACAGTTCCGATGAATTTCGGCAGGATCACCCTCACCAGCGCTGGCGGCTTTCCAAGGGGCCCGGGCGGGCAAGTGCTGAACATTGATGCCGACGGGAAAGTTTTGATTACCTGCAGGCCGGCCGGAAATCCAAATGGGCCCGGCACAAGTTCGGTTGGCATTCAGCTGAGCAGCAGCCACCCATTGGGGCCCCAATACCTGATGACCTTGAACAATTCTGCTTCGACCCAAGGTATCACTTACAATGTCTACAAAAACCCCAGCCGCACAAGTGGCGTACAATTTCTACCAAGTGATACGGTCACTGCGACGGTTCAAGCAGACAGCACTCAGGACATTACCAGCGTCGACTTGTATGGCCGTGTTGGTGTTCCGCTTTTTTCGAATGGTATTCCCGCCGGAACTTATCGCGACTTTTTGACTGTTAATCTATTTTTCTGA
- a CDS encoding Csu type fimbrial protein, producing MRNLLIVGAVGLFGMTSQAFAGTASGTLDVTMTVANNCTLASGGGKEPNNLAGGSAGSNGVLDFGNQDSGINRSPIDGSTAGGFGADIVLNCTGSTLSPQISFDAGANALGNQRRLASTTADSTSFVEYNIYIDSGRANPLLPNQFYDLVPDALPSGLNGGRNDIQVYGRVAEGQDLKEGTYGDSLRLQVNY from the coding sequence ATGCGTAATCTGCTGATTGTTGGAGCAGTCGGGCTTTTCGGCATGACGTCTCAGGCTTTTGCCGGGACGGCATCCGGGACGCTCGACGTCACCATGACTGTCGCCAACAATTGCACCCTTGCGAGCGGCGGTGGCAAAGAACCGAACAACTTGGCGGGCGGCAGTGCCGGAAGCAACGGCGTGCTGGATTTCGGTAATCAGGATTCAGGTATCAACCGCTCACCAATCGATGGATCGACTGCCGGCGGGTTCGGCGCCGATATTGTGCTCAACTGCACCGGTAGCACACTGTCTCCCCAAATCTCGTTTGATGCGGGCGCCAATGCCCTTGGGAACCAGCGGCGACTGGCTAGTACCACGGCAGATTCGACGAGTTTTGTGGAATACAACATCTACATCGATTCCGGACGCGCGAACCCCCTGCTGCCAAATCAATTCTATGACCTGGTTCCGGATGCGCTTCCCAGCGGCCTCAATGGCGGAAGAAACGATATCCAAGTCTATGGCCGAGTTGCTGAGGGTCAGGATCTCAAAGAAGGCACCTATGGTGACTCCTTGCGCTTGCAGGTCAACTACTGA
- a CDS encoding Csu type fimbrial protein produces MKRQIISGLAAVAAMASVTPAFAGTASGTLTSTLNVVTTCTIGAGGGNALLDFGTVPAQTLTSPLDADTGATLQINCDGSASSPTLAIGASANLVSGSRALKATVGGVDRFIPYALFKDAGRTTPFPINTPVTIPALTAGANTEVIYGRIPTGTIDQGTYTDVVPLTVTF; encoded by the coding sequence ATGAAAAGACAGATTATTTCCGGGCTTGCTGCTGTCGCCGCAATGGCTTCGGTCACTCCGGCGTTCGCCGGCACGGCAAGTGGAACCCTGACATCGACGTTGAACGTCGTGACCACATGCACGATTGGCGCTGGCGGCGGAAATGCCCTGCTCGATTTTGGTACGGTACCTGCCCAGACGCTGACGTCTCCCCTAGATGCTGATACCGGTGCCACACTGCAGATTAATTGTGATGGCAGCGCATCCTCACCAACGCTCGCAATTGGCGCGTCGGCAAATCTTGTGAGCGGCTCTCGCGCGCTGAAAGCCACCGTAGGTGGCGTCGATCGCTTCATTCCTTATGCTCTTTTCAAAGATGCAGGACGTACAACGCCATTTCCGATTAACACGCCCGTGACAATTCCAGCCCTCACGGCAGGGGCGAACACAGAAGTGATTTATGGCCGTATACCTACGGGCACGATTGATCAGGGCACCTACACCGACGTTGTCCCGCTAACGGTCACGTTCTGA
- a CDS encoding Csu type fimbrial protein: MNWKSTIPKSAAICAAALGTLSFAVPAHAGTSPPASVAVTLVIDNSCTFNGSGTLDFGTRITGTATSNIDAASTGLTVTCAGASPTSTINVDGGNNLSGTQRRLRVGATTTYVPYDLYQDAGRTTKFDPTIFQSIPGGLPAGTSTFTLYGRIPLGTFMPIGTYADAVKATVTF, encoded by the coding sequence ATGAACTGGAAGAGCACGATCCCGAAATCCGCTGCCATATGCGCGGCTGCCCTTGGCACCCTGTCATTTGCGGTGCCGGCCCATGCGGGCACATCACCGCCCGCTTCGGTCGCTGTCACGCTGGTCATTGACAATAGCTGCACATTCAATGGGTCCGGCACACTGGATTTTGGTACCCGGATCACGGGTACGGCAACGTCCAACATTGATGCTGCCTCCACCGGGCTGACGGTCACGTGCGCCGGGGCATCGCCGACGTCGACCATCAATGTGGACGGCGGGAATAATTTGAGCGGTACCCAGCGGCGATTGCGTGTCGGGGCCACAACCACCTATGTCCCCTACGACCTTTACCAGGATGCGGGTCGCACGACCAAATTCGACCCGACCATTTTTCAGAGCATCCCGGGGGGGCTTCCCGCGGGGACATCTACGTTCACGCTCTATGGCCGGATTCCACTCGGGACGTTCATGCCGATTGGCACCTATGCGGATGCCGTCAAGGCCACCGTCACATTTTGA
- a CDS encoding EAL domain-containing protein: MGMKAVRMEREDAFGEKGVAPCDAERARVPAESGLALHILNLDEIAAAYGQGAAVAAANHVECFLNFELRDQDALGSAEYVLRQLSEIPVAYDGQRFHLFVSLAPTGGTENCAHKVSPTVHGNPAFPDDAWCRRYRADMALAVNLFEAMTEDRLVLAWQPVGASQNPATTLYHECLIRAEPSGPDAPNALAESAAASVGALERLGLIRALDRHVMARAIEELRNEALISLGVNVSALSLTDDFWWTEILADLEQSPRIARRLFIEVTETAQPGSVAEAVSFLRRLRRLGCKIALDDFGVGHAAIRSILTLAPDVVKIDGYFIHNARTAPLGPKALEHMIGLAASFGATVIVEGIECASDAQIATEAGALWLQGYHCGRPTVSRPWRLKVPARMTTSGISLSNGAAGRRVELSQRAVGTHFSGSMQ; encoded by the coding sequence ATGGGAATGAAGGCGGTCAGGATGGAACGCGAAGACGCGTTTGGCGAGAAGGGCGTTGCCCCTTGCGACGCCGAGCGCGCCCGTGTTCCTGCCGAATCCGGACTCGCCCTGCACATCCTCAATCTTGACGAGATTGCAGCAGCCTATGGCCAAGGTGCGGCTGTAGCCGCTGCCAATCACGTCGAATGCTTTCTGAATTTTGAGTTACGTGACCAGGATGCACTTGGTTCGGCGGAATATGTGCTCCGCCAGCTGAGCGAGATCCCGGTTGCGTATGACGGCCAGCGCTTTCACCTTTTCGTATCGCTTGCTCCCACGGGTGGCACGGAAAACTGCGCACACAAGGTCTCGCCGACCGTTCACGGCAATCCAGCGTTCCCTGACGACGCTTGGTGTCGGCGCTACCGCGCAGATATGGCGTTGGCCGTCAACCTTTTCGAAGCCATGACGGAGGACCGGCTGGTCCTTGCCTGGCAGCCTGTTGGCGCGTCGCAAAATCCCGCGACAACCCTTTACCACGAATGCCTGATCCGCGCCGAGCCTTCGGGGCCAGACGCGCCAAATGCTTTGGCAGAGTCGGCCGCAGCGTCGGTTGGCGCGCTTGAGCGCCTTGGTCTGATCCGCGCGCTTGATCGCCATGTGATGGCCAGGGCTATCGAGGAGCTGCGCAATGAAGCCCTGATCTCACTGGGCGTCAATGTCTCTGCATTGAGCCTGACCGACGATTTCTGGTGGACTGAGATACTTGCCGACCTGGAGCAATCTCCAAGAATCGCCCGTCGGCTCTTCATTGAGGTGACCGAGACAGCCCAACCAGGTTCGGTGGCGGAGGCGGTCAGCTTTCTGAGGCGTCTGCGAAGGCTCGGTTGCAAGATCGCACTGGATGATTTTGGGGTTGGTCATGCGGCCATCCGGTCCATTCTCACTCTGGCGCCTGATGTTGTGAAGATCGACGGATACTTCATTCACAATGCCAGGACAGCGCCGCTTGGGCCCAAGGCGCTGGAGCACATGATCGGACTTGCGGCGAGTTTTGGCGCCACAGTCATTGTCGAAGGCATTGAGTGCGCAAGCGATGCGCAGATCGCAACCGAAGCCGGCGCGCTATGGTTGCAGGGATATCATTGTGGACGCCCCACAGTGTCGCGCCCCTGGCGACTCAAGGTCCCTGCCCGGATGACCACAAGCGGCATCAGCCTTTCAAATGGCGCTGCAGGCAGGCGTGTCGAACTCTCGCAGCGTGCGGTCGGCACGCATTTCTCAGGAAGCATGCAATGA
- a CDS encoding tyrosine-type recombinase/integrase, with amino-acid sequence MFNLDGQRKYLTQSETRRFLQEARRDDSAVHCFCWVIAVTGCRISEALALTPANIDFEERIIVFECLKKRRRHIYRSIPVPTGLLHALRIVLRTGRIQMTERIWPWSRMTGYRRVREVMERAHLAGTHASPKGLRHGFGVSAIQSGVPLNMVQRWLGHADMKTTAIYTSAMGPEERDIAARMWGRAFETNETGSSTAMRGRSPAPVRLSESNQKTVVKERVTLNFQGSRRTERLNSLAGVTAGSG; translated from the coding sequence ATGTTCAACCTCGATGGTCAGCGGAAATATCTGACCCAATCCGAAACCCGCCGCTTTCTTCAGGAGGCGCGGCGTGATGACTCTGCAGTTCATTGCTTCTGCTGGGTGATCGCCGTGACCGGCTGCCGCATTTCGGAAGCCTTGGCGCTGACGCCAGCCAATATCGATTTTGAAGAAAGAATTATTGTTTTTGAGTGCCTTAAGAAAAGAAGGCGCCACATTTATCGGTCAATTCCGGTGCCAACGGGCCTGTTGCACGCGCTGCGCATTGTGCTCCGCACAGGCAGAATCCAGATGACCGAACGGATATGGCCATGGTCACGCATGACCGGTTACAGGCGGGTGCGAGAAGTGATGGAACGGGCCCATCTCGCGGGAACGCATGCGAGCCCCAAGGGCTTGCGGCACGGTTTTGGCGTCAGTGCGATCCAGTCCGGCGTGCCCCTCAATATGGTGCAACGCTGGCTTGGCCATGCCGACATGAAGACCACTGCAATCTACACAAGTGCGATGGGACCGGAGGAAAGGGACATCGCAGCACGCATGTGGGGTCGTGCGTTTGAGACAAATGAGACGGGCAGTTCAACGGCCATGCGCGGGCGATCGCCTGCGCCGGTTCGGCTATCAGAAAGCAATCAAAAAACCGTGGTGAAAGAGAGGGTTACGTTGAATTTTCAGGGTTCCCGGAGGACAGAAAGACTGAATTCTCTTGCCGGAGTAACGGCGGGCTCCGGCTAA
- the kynU gene encoding kynureninase — protein sequence MGSTAITLEDARTLDRSDPFPHRRQSFCLPDGVIYLDGNSLGALPIATPGIVADTVQGQWGRSLINSWNDHDWIGAPARIGDKIASLIGAHPGEVIVADSTSVNLFKLLTALVQMNSDRRDVVTEMGNFPTDLHIADGVAKMFGKRLVAVPSNQIVEAIGPDTATIVLCHVHYRTAFRHDIKSVTERARAVGARVIWDLSHSIGAVPLDLHADGVELAVGCGYKYLNGGPGAPAFLYIARDLQPEMISPIRGWMGHANPFAFDDAYVPAPGIDRFLAGTPPILSLAALEAGVDLMLEVDQHALFGKSQRLFQMFADLMAARCPDFALISPDRAEHRGSHIGFAHPQASAIMNALIAQGVIGDFRAPDVLRFGLTPLYIRFEDIWQAVDILAGIMASGTWRLAQHAEIKRVT from the coding sequence ATGGGGTCGACCGCCATAACCCTTGAGGACGCCCGGACGCTTGATCGGAGTGATCCCTTTCCCCATCGCAGGCAGAGTTTCTGCTTGCCGGATGGCGTCATCTACCTCGACGGCAATTCGCTCGGCGCTCTTCCTATCGCGACGCCGGGCATAGTGGCCGACACCGTCCAAGGCCAATGGGGGCGTTCGCTTATCAACAGCTGGAACGACCATGACTGGATCGGGGCTCCAGCCCGCATTGGCGACAAGATTGCGTCACTCATCGGAGCACACCCCGGTGAAGTGATCGTTGCGGATTCCACATCGGTCAACCTGTTCAAGCTGCTCACGGCACTCGTCCAGATGAATTCGGATCGCCGCGACGTCGTAACAGAAATGGGGAATTTCCCAACGGACCTGCATATCGCTGACGGGGTTGCAAAGATGTTCGGAAAGCGGCTTGTTGCGGTCCCATCCAATCAGATCGTTGAGGCGATCGGACCTGACACGGCAACAATTGTGCTTTGCCATGTGCACTATCGCACAGCCTTCCGTCATGACATCAAATCGGTCACGGAGCGGGCGCGCGCAGTTGGAGCACGCGTCATCTGGGACCTGAGCCATAGTATCGGTGCCGTTCCGCTTGACCTTCATGCCGACGGAGTCGAACTGGCCGTTGGCTGCGGCTATAAATATCTGAACGGCGGGCCTGGAGCGCCAGCCTTCCTCTATATCGCCAGGGACCTGCAACCGGAGATGATCTCTCCCATTCGCGGCTGGATGGGGCACGCAAACCCCTTTGCTTTTGACGATGCCTATGTGCCCGCGCCTGGTATTGACCGTTTCCTGGCGGGTACGCCCCCGATCCTCAGCCTTGCCGCGCTGGAAGCGGGCGTGGACCTCATGCTTGAAGTTGATCAGCATGCCCTGTTTGGTAAGTCACAGCGACTGTTCCAAATGTTTGCAGACCTGATGGCAGCGCGCTGTCCCGACTTTGCGCTGATTTCGCCAGACCGGGCCGAACACAGGGGCAGCCATATCGGCTTCGCCCACCCACAGGCCTCTGCCATCATGAATGCGCTGATCGCGCAGGGCGTGATTGGAGATTTTCGCGCCCCCGACGTTCTGCGCTTCGGCCTGACGCCGCTCTACATCCGTTTTGAAGATATCTGGCAGGCAGTGGACATCCTCGCAGGAATCATGGCATCGGGGACTTGGCGCCTTGCCCAACATGCCGAAATCAAGCGCGTGACCTAG